Proteins encoded together in one Leishmania infantum JPCM5 genome chromosome 4 window:
- a CDS encoding putative beta-fructofuranosidase, whose product MTHVNPPQIARLAAPPSSPTPAPAHPSERVHLTRRHDRWLIAFVARIKDREGDNAHVIVFSTEDPSFQSGYSFSHSLYVYKYDLDHMFECPDFFTLKQGGEHYLKVSTMPSHRDYIIYGSYQLNNTSKQYVFVEDPTRSFTFIDYGPFYASKTFYDPILNRRTIWGWTNDELSNEQIIANGWSGVQNMLRTMVYDHTEKKIKTQPVPETRGLRLDKLVDLRDVAVTATPTEIIASNTNNTLYHEIVARFTLADPTTFAAATTYLSDSDVPEVGVMIRANANLSQYTTVSVRMPGGGPGALRSTEQTETYPPIKIFAGSSADNCSAECNKMRLCESYTFWGETNTCKLYWKTNPMRSKDDATSGTVREPLLYLGRTQSGTIGSTAPLHGRAPFATATPNGFELHIFVDDSVLEIFKDEGLETLTGRLYIDNGADTTGIAVYARNAGAVTVDVEVYTMDTIWKAPTPNAAKNFTDSLYNLLDTLIAV is encoded by the coding sequence ATGACACACGTAAACCCACCCCAAAtcgcccgcctcgccgcccccccttcctcaccaacacctgcgccagcgcacccATCGGAACGCGTACACCTCACACGCCGTCATGACCGCTGGCTCATCGCGTTCGTCGCCCGCATCAAGGACCGCGAGGGCGACAACGCGCACGTCATCGTCTTCTCCACCGAGGACCCCAGCTTCCAGAGCGGCTACAGCTTTTCCCACAGCCTCTACGTCTACAAGTACGACCTGGACCACATGTTTGAGTGCCCCGACTTCTTCACGCTGAAACAGGGCGGCGAGCACTACCTCAAGGTCTCCACCATGCCCTCGCACCGCGACTACATCATCTACGGCTCCTACCAGCTCAACAACACCAGCAAACAGTACGTCTTCGTCGAGGACCCCACGCGCAGCTTCACCTTCATCGACTACGGCCCGTTCTACGCCTCCAAGACCTTCTACGACCCCATCCTCAACCGCCGCACCATCTGGGGCTGGACCAACGACGAGCTGAGCAACGAGCAGATCATCGCCAACGGGTGGTCCGGCGTGCAGAACATGCTGCGCACCATGGTCTACGACCACACCGAGAAGAAGATCAAGACGCAGCCGGTGCCGGAGACCAGGGGCCTGCGCCTCGACAAGCTCGTCGACCTGAGggacgtcgccgtcaccgcgaCCCCGACGGAGATTATCGCCAGCAACACCAACAACACGCTCTACCACGAGATCGTCGCCCGCTTCACGCTCGCCGACCCCAccaccttcgccgccgccaccacctacctcagcgacagcgacgtgcCAGAGGTGGGCGTGATGATCCGCGCCAACGCGAACCTCAGCCAGTACACCACCGTCTCCGTCCGCAtgcccggcggcggccccggcgCCTTGCGGAGTACTGAGCAAACCGAGACCTACCCCCCGATCAAGATCTTCGCCGGCTCATCCGCCGACAACTGCAGCGCCGAGTGCAACAAGATGCGCCTGTGCGAGTCCTACACCTTCTGGGGGGAGACCAACACCTGCAAGCTGTACTGGAAGACCAACCCCATGAGGTCCAAAGACGatgccaccagcggcaccgtgcgcgagccgctgctgtaCCTCGGCCGCACCCAGTCCGGAACCatcggcagcaccgcgcccCTGCACGGCCGCGCGcccttcgccaccgccacgcccAACGGCTTCGAGCTCCACATCTTCGTCGACGACAGCGTGCTGGAGATCTTCAAGGACGAGGGCCTCGAAACCCTCACCGGCCGCCTCTACATCGACAAcggcgccgacaccaccggcATCGCTGTCTACGcgcgcaacgccggcgccgtcaccgttGACGTCGAAGTCTACACCATGGACACCATCTGGAAGGCGCCCACGCCCAACGCCGCCAAGAACTTCACGGACTCGCTCTACAATCTACTCGACACCCTCATCGCCGTCTAG
- a CDS encoding putative mitochondrial exoribonuclease DSS-1, with amino-acid sequence MRRRLFAFARVRGTAAVATPTVGVVAALQRRGAASKVTSTTLGSPAKSSHHTTSSTAPRTIIANAAAQFSGTYLDVAWTRQFILGSLLQRYDPLRYAPSSPSSPSSITARLVESALLESQRLLSSTWKLPVRPLDAVSEARILRLLARYAAGEGILSDTALEMLQRVLARLPGAPACISDPVHMRTLLELIGYVEPGDNLSRVAYAGELRYPPQAHAFMTELLAEVRQRDGGDAFDAIRERRTGPGYAIDSATTSEVDDAIGVSVDGATGAKYFVVYVSDATVYCPFDSTLEQLTARRLTTTTYLPEGVFFMLPKPIVEAATLREDRPCRTFNVIFQIDESTGEVKNYSVAVGWLDQLRRITYDQVQEIINEEEGREDGDEHDSTAVVAAAHDKHTSSSPPLLAECAGSAHPPPAWMTREDKDNLFYILRCARLRLRARLERQQRQRQQHHRGAGGKDCGDEGVPATPPVDFSLPDPLIEVKGTEVLSVTDQVISTQDARLAVAELMIAANEVCSRVAQANHIAMPFRGTRALSSDHLVAHYYTEPEGVRTLTSLDASHIFLAEAMQSSVRRLSTVTRAIYHHVPLHHAGLDTTFYTHSTSPLRRYADMLVHHQLKTWLWQQRRGGGSSDHTSAASTSAARAAMVAAPQQLIPEHAMASLCAMISAKQERASLLQDNSTRFWILRYLEDLERASANAAAAARGGSDGDAHHKKTYLCLVGETRRVVAAPAYSRFACSSAEMSQLLSLPLTAPSTTSSTVRRPASLQMDAVARWRQETPEFTYVSDVYIPEVQLAHTITHHRDDVLVGAVLECHITRVQPTQGVLELAIERVLPGGDERHYERLWMGGFVSQLDA; translated from the coding sequence ATGCGGCGGCGACTCTTCGCATTTGCGCGTgtccgcggcaccgcggcggtAGCGACGCCAACCGTCGGCGTGGTGGCAGCACTGCAacgccgcggtgctgcgtcCAAGGTGACGTCAACGACTCTGGGCAGCCCTGCAAAATCATCGCATCACACAacgtcgtcgacggcgccgcgcacgaTCATCGCgaacgccgcagcgcagttCAGCGGCACCTACCTAGACGTCGCCTGGACGCGGCAGTTCATCCTCGGCTCTCTGCTACAGCGCTATGACCCTCTGCGATACGCACCGTCATCACCATCCTCCCCATCCTCGATCACCGCTCGGTTGGTGGAGTCGGCCTTGTTGGAGTCGCAGAGACTCCTTAGCTCAACTTGGAAGCTGCCCGTGCGGCCCCTCGACGCAGTGAGTGAGGCACGCATCCTTCGGCTATTGGCCCGCTACGCCGCTGGCGAGGGCATCCTCTCCGACACGGCTCTAGagatgctgcagcgcgtcttGGCACGCCTCCCTGGTGCCCCGGCGTGCATCTCCGACCCTGTGCATATGCGCACCCTGCTGGAACTCATCGGGTATGTTGAGCCTGGCGACAACCTCAGCCGGGTCGCGTACGCTGGGGAGCTGCGCTACCCCCCACAGGCGCACGCCTTcatgacggagctgctggcggaggtccgacagcgcgacggcggcgacgccttCGACGCCATACGCGAGCGCCGGACGGGGCCGGGGTACGCCATCGACTCCGCCACGACGAGCGAGGTCGACGATGCCATCGGTGTCTCCGTGGATGGGGCAACGGGTGCAAAGTACTTTGTCGTGTACGTCTCTGATGCAACCGTCTACTGCCCCTTCGACAGCACCCTTGAGCAGttgacggcgcggcggctgacgACAACCACCTACCTGCCGGAGGGCGTCTTCTTCATGCTCCCAAAGCCCATCGTCGAGGCGGCCACGTTGCGCGAGGACCGACCGTGTCGCACGTTCAACGTCATCTTCCAAATCGATGAGTCCACCGGCGAGGTGAAGAACTACTCCGTCGCCGTGGGATGGCTGgaccagctgcggcgcatcACGTACGATCAGGTGCAGGAAATCATcaacgaggaggaaggcagGGAGGATGGCGATGAGcacgacagcaccgccgttgtggcggctgcgcacgACAAACACACAtcttcctcgccgcctctcttGGCTGAGTGCGCCGGGAGCGCGCATCCCCCACCGGCGTGGATGACGCGTGAAGACAAGGACAACCTCTTTTACATTCTTCGCTGTGCCCGTCTTCGGCTGCGCGCTCGACtggagaggcagcagcgacagcgacagcaacaTCACCGCGGGGCCGGGGGCAAGGACTGCGGAGACGAGGGGgtgccggcgacgccgccagtGGACTTCAGCCTACCCGACCCCCTCATCGAAGTCAAGGGCACCGAGGTGCTCTCCGTCACGGATCAGGTCATCTCCACCCAAGACGCCCGCCTtgccgtggcggagctgatgATCGCCGCGAACGAGGTGTGTTCACGCGTTGCACAGGCCAACCACATCGCAATGCCGTTCCGCGGCACTCGCGCTCTTTCCAGCGATCATCTCGTGGCGCATTACTACACAGAGCCTGAAGGTGTGCGCACGCTGACGTCACTCGACGCCTCGCACATCTTCCTGGCCGAAGCCATGCAGTCCTCCGTGCGTCGCCTCAGCACCGTGACACGCGCCATCTACCATCACGTCCCTCTGCACCATGCCGGGCTCGACACGACCTTCTACACCCACAGCACAAGTCCGCTGCGTCGGTATGCCGACATGCTCGTGCACCATCAGCTCAAGACGTGGctctggcagcagcgccgcggtggcggcagtaGTGACCACACCAGTGCGgcctccacctctgccgcgcgtgctgccATGGTGGCCGCGCCTCAGCAGCTCATTCCCGAGCATGCCATGGCTTCTCTGTGCGCCATGATCAGCGCGAAGCAGGAGCGCGCCAGTCTCCTGCAGGACAACAGCACGCGTTTTTGGATTTTGCGGTACCTCGAGGACTTGGAGCGTGCCTcggccaacgccgccgccgctgctcgtggtGGTAGTGATGGTGACGCGCATCACAAGAAAACCTACCTGTGCTTGGTTGGTGAGACACGCCGCGTggtggctgcgccggcgtacAGCCGCTTCGCGTGCTCCTCGGCGGAGATGTCACAGCTACTGTCCCTACCGCTGACAGCGCCGTCCACCACCTCGAGCACAGTGCGGCGCCCCGCATCGCTGCAGATGGATGCCGTTGCGCGTTGGCGGCAGGAGACCCCCGAGTTCACCTACGTCTCGGACGTGTACATCCcggaggtgcagctggcgcacacTATCACTCACCACCGCGACGACGTCCTTGTCGGGGCTGTGCTGGAATGCCACATCACTCGCGTGCAACCTACGCAAGGGGTGTTGGAGTTGGCCATCGAACGCGTCTTACCTGGCGGCGATGAGCGGCACTACGAGCGCCTCTGGATGGGTGGGTTTGTGTCCCAGCTGGATGCGTGA
- a CDS encoding putative ADP-ribosylation factor, translating to MGQLFTSLWSMFKGNKSYKLLILGLNNAGKTSILYYLQLGHSIATQPTLGGNTETLTITHPQTNNTITFTCWDLGGQEQLRESWKLYYDHTDAVLFVVDAADAVKFPKAKEVLHQLLHGEPSLQHATLLVLANKQDMESAAAPAELIEYLELGKLKDRTWTLMGCSTSTGESLREAMNWIAENV from the coding sequence ATGGGGCAGCTTTTCACCAGCTTGTGGAGCATGTTCAAAGGAAATAAGTCCTACAAGCTGCTCATCCTTGGCCTGAACAACGCCGGTAAGACATCCATCTTGTACTACCTGCAGTTGGGGCACTCCATCGCCACCCAGCCCACCCTCGGCGGCAACACGGAAACGCTCACCAtcacgcacccgcagacgAACAACACCATCACCTTCACTTGCTGGGACTTGGGTGgacaggagcagctgcgagaGTCGTGGAAGCTTTATTACGATCACACCGACGCCGTTctcttcgtcgtcgacgccgctgacgccgtGAAGTTCCCCAAGGCGAAAGAGGTTTtgcaccagctgctgcacggtgagccatcgctgcagcacgccacTCTTCTTGTGCTAGCAAACAAGCAGGATATGGAGTCTGCAGCAGCCCCAGCCGAGCTGATCGAGTACTTGGAACTCGGGAAGCTGAAGGACCGAACGTGGACGCTCAtgggctgcagcacctccaccggcgAGTCGCTGCGCGAGGCCATGAACTGGATCGCCGAGAACGTCTAA
- a CDS encoding anaphase promoting complex, subunit 10-like protein → MEYNDDEYGRESSVEELAQSQESEQVASAASALPASSSSDASAKPSFRILSTPQLAQWVRVHNQMDVGCSGNTVWTVSSAKHGNGVRHLMRHHDLNNFWQSDGVLPHVIRIQLGQLTPVEAMAVYVNSAVDQSYSPRVIRVKAGTHSGDMTEVAKADIGAGQECGWVLITLREMAGDDGDDLEGGGANDGGGGVAAGVKVQHTQQEVRPRQRDGGAPAGGAASSYSPPIPYSEVAAVLGHGNHATPSSAGAQTSAAMPMNPHNTSNAADRWLWCTLIDICICENQFNGRDCHLRGIRLMGPRYEELERVSNADATDTVTCARPLRGGEPLEGTADELQLR, encoded by the coding sequence ATGGAGtacaacgacgacgagtaCGGCCGCGAGAGCAGCGTGGAGGAGCTCGCGCAGTCACAGGAGAGTGAGCAGGtggcctccgccgcctctgccttgcCAGCGTCTTCATCGTCGGACGCCTCTGCCAAGCCGTCTTTTCGAATTCTAAGCACACCGCAGCTTGCGCAGTGGGTTCGGGTGCACAATCAGATGGACGTGGGCTGCTCCGGCAACACCGTCTGGACGGTGAGCAGCGCAAAGCACGGCAACGGTGTTCGCCACTTGATGCGCCACCACGACCTCAACAACTTCTGGCAGTCGGACGGGGTGCTGCCACACGTCATTCGCATCCAGCTCGGCCAGCTTACCCCGGTCGAGGCCATGGCGGTGTACGTGAACAGCGCCGTCGATCAGAGCTACTCTCCGCGGGTGATTCGGGTAAAGGCGGGCACGCACAGTGGAGACATGACGGAGGTCGCCAAGGCGGACATCGGGGCCGGTCAGGAGTGCGGTTGGGTGCTGATAACGCTGCGCGAGATGGCaggagacgacggcgacgatctagaaggaggcggtgccaacgatggcggcggtggcgtggcaGCGGGTGTGAAAGtacagcacacacagcaaGAAGTGCGTCCGCGCCAAcgggacggcggcgcaccggcagggggcgccgcctcgtcgtaCTCGCCGCCCATACCGTATAGCGAGGTAGCCGCAGTGCTGGGACATGGCAACCACGCGACCCCCTCAAGCGCGGGAGCGCAAACATCCGCCGCGATGCCGATGAACCCACACAACaccagcaacgccgccgacCGCTGGCTGTGGTGCACACTAATTGACATCTGCATCTGCGAAAACCAGTTCAACGGACGTGACTGCCATCTGCGAGGGATTCGACTCATGGGGCCGCGCTACGAGGAGTTGGAGCGGGTGAGCAATGCAGACGCGACGGACACGGTGACTTGCGCACGGCCGCTGCGGGGCGGTGAACCGCTGGAAGGCACGGCagatgagctgcagctgcgatAG